Part of the Flavobacteriales bacterium genome is shown below.
GGGAATACTATTGCTCAATTCCCAAAACATAGTCAGTTGAGGTTTGAGTTTAACTCCTGCAGCTAATTTTGCGCCGATATCAAATTTATGGAAATCATTTTTTTGAACGTCTTCATAGCCATAGATATCGTATGTTTTGCCATCTACCAAAACACCAAATAATAGTCCTCCTTCATAAATAAATCCTTTAGATGTTTTCTGAACGCACCATGACGTTTCAATATAGGATAAATCAATCCTAAAATCGCTATTGACATCATTACTCCCTTTGTCGATATAGTACAATGCTAGCTGACCACGACTAGCAGAATTTATAAAATGATTGACCGATGCACCAAACTTGATGCCTAATTTGTTAAAACCACCTAATTGGTCGCCAGATACTTGCGAAGTGCTAACACCAGCAATAAGTCCTGCTTTGAAATTTTGACCATAGCAATAACTACTTATGGCAAGGGAAAAAATACATATGAAAATTAATCGTGTCATCTAAAACTGATGCCAATTCCTGCCGATGTACTTGGATAGCTAGAAAAGGTCTGATTGGCATAAAGTGTAAAGATAGCAAATTGAAGTCGAACTCCTGCTGAAGCTTGCATTTCAGAAGTGTTTGACATATTAATTTCTAAGGGGAAATCAAAATTTAAAGTACTTGTGCTGCCTAGACTAAAGTTAGTATTGGCATTAAGTGTAGAGCTTACAAAATTTTGACCTAAACTAGCGTAAGCAGTTATCATGGCAAACTTTTTTGAAAAGATAAGATTGACTGTACTTGCTCGTATGTCTAAATCTACTCCTTGTCTAACGCTTTGACTTTCTATTTCAAAGGAGGTGTTGAATTGACTAAAAGCACCTTGAACCGATAAGTCGAAGGGTAAAAATTTATTTAAAGGCAACCATTGCAAAACATCGTGTTTTATTCCAGCACCGTAAAGTTCTACAGACCCTTTACCTACAAAGCCAATATCGTACTCATAAGTCGGAATATATCTTACATTGATTTCAGTTCCTTTTATTAAGCCTAGTCCTACATTTAAAGTTGGAATTGGTACAGCTTTTATTTCAATATTTTGGTCAGGCATTACAAATTGACCGTTTACATTTCCGTTTTGATAATTTATAATTGCACCTTCTCCACTCCCCATGATACTTGGAGTTGATGAAGAAGTACTGCTAAAGTTTTCTATACTATTGACATCAAATGAAGCTACTTCATCTGATATAGTAATTAAGTTTAGACTTAGACTAACATCAAAACCAGCCAATTTATGAGGCTTTGCTGTATTATACCAACCTTTGTTTAGGCCAGCTCCAATAGATTCAGCAAAGGGAGAGAAATAGGCTCCCAAAAAATTAGTAGCATCTGAAGTGTTACTAACAGTAATGTTCTGAGCTGAAACAAAAAGCGAAGAACAAACTAGGAATAAAAAGGTTAAGATTTTTGTCATTGTAAATAGTAATTAATCCGTAAGGTGTATTTTTTCGACTTGCAAAACTTCTTTATTGCTATTGTCGTATACGAAAGCCACTATATTGCAGTTACTTCTTACCCATGAATTTTCTAAAGTATAGTCATAGCTATATGTGCTTGAAGTACTACTCAATTGTATATTACTCCCCCAAGCTCCATTGATTACTTTTCTAAGTACATGATTATGTTCATACTCTTCAATTAAGTCTGAGCCATATATTTGTTTGTCAATAATACCATCTTCAGTAATACATACCACTAATTTCAGACTATTATTAGCCTCTGTAAGTCGTCTTGCTTGAACACTAACGGAATTATTTTCTTCAGAAATTGAGAGTTCAATAGTTGGTGCTTGTAGTAATTGTTCTCCAGCTTGACTAGCCCAATCGGTATAATTTAACAGAACATTATCAGGATATCCTTGTCTATTGACCATACCTATTGGAAAGCCTTCGGGGCCGAAAAAATCTGTAATTTCATTACCTTCATCTGTTCTAAAGTCTGTTACAAAAACACCACCTGGCTTTGCAAAAGTACCAGAATGAATGGCTATGCCGATTACTTTGTCAGGATAAAGTTCTTCAATCTTGTGTAGTTCAGAAGATGCGTCTGGACAATTAGTACACTTGTAGCCTGTGAAATCTTCAATTAGCACCTTTTTACCTAGCCAAGGAAAACCAGCGTTAGGATCTGTAAAATTATCTTTTTCGATGACATCACATGAAAAAGTTAAACTAAGTATAAATAAACTAAGAAATAAATAATAGGTCTTTTTCATAATTAAAAGCTTGAAGTTATATTAAGAGTAAATCCATTAGATGATGGTACATTACGGCAGACACCACCTACACAAAAAATACCCTCTCGGACCTTACCATATCCTAATTCAAAACGGTTTGTTCCTTTGCTGTAGCCACAACTGATATTGAGGTAATGTACAGCCTCATAGGTTTTGCCTTCGCTAGTATAGCCGCCATTATATTGATCTACAAAAGCAAAAAACCAATGTGGAGAAAAGGTATATTCTACCAACCCCATTACCCAATCGCCTTGATCTTTGTAGTATTCTTCACTCTTATCAACTGAAAGGTATTGAAATTCACTTCTTAAAGTGTGTTTAGGTTTTATTTTGTAATTAACCTCTGCTATTCCAATTCTAGCATGTACGTTTTTGCCAATAATTTTCCCTTCTATGACATCTTTATTGTAAATAACATCTAAGTAGTTCAGCATAACCTTGACCTTTTTACTAACTTTCTTTTTTAGGTCGAAGTTTAAATCTCTAAAATAGAGTTCTTCATTAATAACACTAAAAAACATGGGGGTATGGTCTCTGTTTATGGTTAACTCTGAAGGGCCGCCATTGAGTCCATTAATTCTTGAATAATTGACAGCAACTTGTGTGCCATATTTACCACCTAATTTACTTTTCTTTTTAAAAGTATAGTTGATTTCCCCTTGAAACCCTAATTCTCCTAAAGGCTGAGTAGCAAAAGGGTAGAATGCAGCCAAGGTGTAAGCGTGTTGTTTACTTATGGCTGGAATGTAATTTAAAGTGAGTTCTTTTCCTGTACCACCTCTTTTAGAACGGTAATCCATATTGTCAACTCTATGTGCTTCTAACATTATACCCAAGCCTCTTTGAGAATAAGAAAGGTTAGTCATTAAGGCACTTCCTGGAGCAAAATTATTATAGGTTATACCACCTGCCGGATCATTATATTTATAGGCGTATTCTGTATTAAAAGAAATTTTACCTCTGTTAACGGTAGAACGAATAGCATAAGCAGCTACGTTTTCAGGCAAATTAAATACAGGATTGTTATCATCTTGAAAACGACTCACAAAACTACCTCCGATTATAGCATTTGTCTTGCTGCTTTCTAAAGAAGATATAGCTTCATTCAGGTTTAAGTCAGCATCGAACCCTCTTATAATACCCGGGCCTTGTTCCCAAAATAAACGTTGAGTAGCAACAAACCCTTTAAGTGATAATCCTTTTAGTGGACTATACTTTAAACGAACACCATCCATAACATTGTCGATGCCTAGTGTTTTTTCTTCGTAGCTTCTAAAGATAAGACCATTTCCAAATTGTTCGTAAAAGTTACCTACTGTTATATCTAAGCCATTAACATTATACTGAGCAAATCGATAGGGTATGCCATTGCCATTAAAGTTTGATTCAAAACCTTGCAAAACGTTTAAATAACTTTCGAAACGTACACCGGCTGTAAAGTTGCCTTTGTTATATCGAATATTAGAATAAGCATTCATGAGTATAAACTCATCAACCTTTTCAGCGTTTATGGCAGGGTCTTCGTAATAACTCTGGGTGCTTAGATTAAAATCACCCTGAATAGTACCGTTAGAATTATCTTGTGCCCAAGTTATAAACGAAAAAAAACTACAGGTAATAATAATAGTGAGTCTTTTCATAATTTATTTTGATAAGGCTTCTATTTTTTTGAATAAATCAAATTCGTCACCATCTTTATAACCAGTATGTTGATAAACGATTTCTTTATTTTCATTAAGTAAAAAAGTGTGTGGCACTGAGCCAACACCCATAGCTCTTTTGAGTTCGCCATTAGGGTCGCAATACACTTCGTAATCCCATAACAAGGCATTTACTTTAGGTTTTACTTTGCTCATATTTCTAGCATCATCAATAGAAATAGCAATGACTTTAACACCTGTTTCGTCTTGCCAATCTTCATAAACTTCGGCAATATTGTTTAACTCTTTAATACAAGGTTTGCACCAAGTTGCCCAAAAGCTAATAACAATAGGTTTGCCATCATTATCGAAATCAGAAGTGTTAAAAGTATTATTGTCAAGTGTTTTCAAGTCTACTTTTGGCAAAGTTCTATTTTGAGAAAAAGAGAGTAAACTGAAAGATAAAAAAGCGGTAAAAATCAATAATTTTTTCATAGTATTTTTTAGTTTTTAAGCATTAAAAAAAGGCCAGTAAATTAGTTAGGCTAATCTACTGACCTTTTTTGTTTTGAGCAAATTATCCTTTATCTAGTAACTGTGATTTTTATTGTACTTGTTTCACCATTTGAAGTAAGGTGAGCAAAATAAATACCACTCGTTAAACTACTAACGTCTAAATCCAAAGAATTATTTCCTGCATTTAAACTAAATGTTCTAGTAAGGTTGATTTCTCCAAGTATATTAACAACATCTAGCCTCAAATCTGAACTTTCAGAAAGGTTAACATTTATTGTCGCCTTAGAGTTCATAGGGTTTGGATAGATAACAAAACCAAAGTTGTCATTTTCATCAATTGAAGATGTTCCAGCTTCAGTATTTTCAAAATAAGTATCGTCTTCATTTTCAAAATTCTGAACGGTTTGTTGACTAATGATGATACCGTTGTTGTCTTCAATAGACCAATCTCCATCAATACCACCGTTAGTGTTAGTTGAAGCTGCTAAGCCATCACCATAATAATCAGTAATTTCAAATTTAAAACAGCCTATTGTTGGAAGTGTAACATCCCACGAATAAAGTTGATTGTTTCCTAATGGATTAGTTGCATCTGCAGGTGCTAATTGACCAGTTCCAGATATTCCAGCAGTAGCCTCATTTCCTTCAAACCAGATAATGTTATTGTTTTCGTCAGTGATTTGCATATAAGTTTCGTTACCATAGTTGTCTGTAAGTAGGTTGACTTTAACCATCTGAGAAGACTGACCAGTTGAAAAATTAACAGTATGAGACATAGAGTTGTCATTGTCATTATCATCAGTAGAAGTAATATTTACTTCAATTGTTTCTGTCTCAACAGTAATATTTCCAAAATTGATAGTCGTTGTTTCGTAAGTATCAAGGTTTCCGTCAAAATCGTCTGATGCAATAGTCTGTCCGTTAGCACTTACTTCAACACTAAATGAAGTTAGGGTATTTGTTCCCATATTTTGAACAACAACTGAGAAATTTCCTGATGCACTTGATTCACATCCGTTAGGAAGAATATCAGTATCAATATTTAACAAGGCAGCGTTTGTTCCTTCAGTTTCTGTAGGACAGTTTGCAATGCCGTTATAGTGTGCTGATGCTGATAATTGACCAGACACAGTAAGGGTTCTATTAGGACAAATAGTGTAAATAATTGGCCAGTAAGGTAGTTGGTACAAGTCGGCAATGTTGTCATCATTACTAATTGGGAAATTTACTTCATTTCCATCTGGTGCTAACCAGTTTCCAAGGTTGCTATTTTCCAATTCACTAAGTGCAGTAGTGGGATCTCCTTCAAACCATAAAATCATTATGTCATCCGTTGTGTTTGCACTAACGCCTGGTTCTCCAACAGGTCCGTGAGCTTCCCAAATTTCTTCGAATGTACCGCCTGAGTGGTAGTTCCAGCAAGGACCACACCAAGTTGCACTAATGTCTAGAATTACTGTGTATCCGTTGTCTAAGTAGTCATATAGTCTGTGTTCATTTCCATTGACGTCTGTAGTTGTAAAGTCAGGAGCAATCGAGCCATCAGGAAGTTGAGCCGATGCAAGGAATGAAGTCGATAAGAATAAAACTATAAATAGGTTTTTGATAAAGTTAGTCATAAATGTATTGTTTTGTTAGGTTCACAAATTTAAGCAAATTTAAATTTAATTATGTAATTCCCTTATTATTTTTATTCTAAACTGCAGTTTTGCTTTAAGGTTGATTACAAATTTATGTTAAAACTAGAGTTATTGACAAAAAAAATAGCCCGAAGGCTATTTTTAAAAATTGATTTTTTAATCTGATATTATTCTATTTTTAAGATATTTTGAGACTGAACGAACGATTTAGATTCAATGCTTACAGTATAAATACCTCTTACAAGTTCAGCACAATTTATGTTGACTGTATTAGAGCCTTTAATTAGATCTACATCATTTAATTCAAGAATTTTTGATCCTAATACATTATAGATCGAAATTTGTGCGTTTTCAACAAATTCATTTGAGCTAATAGTGAGTTCAGATTGATTATACACTGGGTTTGGAAAAACTCCAAACTCAATGGAAGAATTTTCTTTCATATTTAGCCCATTACCATCTGAGGTTATTGCAAAAATTGTTTTAACATCAGTGCCAAAATTTGGTTTAGTCAGTTCACTAATTATGTCAGTACTAACAAGATTATGACCTGTTACAGCATATCCAGATTGAACTGTTGCATCTGACAAACCATCGCCATAACTATCTAAAATATTTAGTTCATAACATTTTGTACCCTCTGGAAGTGCCACATAATACTCGAATGATTTATTAGCGTCTTCGCCTCCAGATCCATTGGAGCCTGGTCCTGCTTGGTAAGGGCCAAAGCTTTTTAAAGTATTCCCATCACTATCTTTTAGGTTCCAAGAAGTTTCTCCAGGGTAATTGTCTGTTACAATTGTAATTTTAATGGTGTTTTCTGTTTCAGATGGAGCAAGTTCAATTTCCAAGCTTGACTCATTACCATCACTAAAAGTATCTGTATTATTATTGACGGTCACTAATCGTGCAGTATAGGAGCTATTACCAGTAATGTTACTTATGGTATTAAACTCAACACTTCCTTTAGCTAGTGATGTTAAGTTACCGCTCCAATCCGTTGAGTCTATGGCGTTATCATTTTCATATAGCTTAACTTTTGCACTTGTCAAATTGTTAGTTCCAAAGTTAATGATTTCTACTGAAGGCGTTACATCTTCTCCAGAAAGACAAACTTTCTGAATATTGTCATGTAAAGCGGCGTTATTAGATGTGCCCTGAATACTATTTCCGCACTTTTCTTCAAAAAGGGCCTTTAATTGAGCTGGAGTTTTTTGTCCAAATTGATAGATTTTTTTATCGGGACAAATACCATAGATTGTAGGGTAATATTGGATTTGAAATGTAGTTGAAAGAGAGGCGTTGTCAATTATTGGGTATGGCGTTCCCGTAATCCAATCGCCTGTAGTGTTAGAGCCAGTTCCTTGTAAGTCAGCTAAGGATGTGTTGGACGCTCCTTCTATAAGTATTACCATAAGTTCATTACTAGCATCTGGTCCATACATATTATAAAGATTTTTTAAAGCGTGTGATTCATGGTAAGACCAACACGGACCGCACCAAGTTGCTGAGATATCGATGAGAACTGGAATGCCTTTGTCTAAATAGTCGGCAAAAAGAGAATGGCTGTTGCCATTGATGTCGTCTGCTGTAAAGTCTGGGGCAGTACTGCCATCAGCCATTTGAGCATTTGCTTGTGTAAAAAACACAAAACATAAGGGTAAGAGTAGTAGATTTTTCATTTCATTTAAGGGTTTTATCTAACAATTATTTTATGTGTTGAAGATTGATTTCCATTTTGTAGTTCTAAGAAATAAATTCCACCAACAAAGTCAGAAATATCGACTTGTAGTTTGCTATGACCTGCTGAGAAAGTTTTTTGTTGTGACATTACATTTTGACCTAAAAGGTTGTATAGTTTAAAGCTTATGTTACTAACTTTTCTTATCTCAAATTCAACGTTTACTTTATCAATTGCTGGGTTAGGATAAATATCAATCGATTCTATTGAATTAGTAGCTTCAGTTATACTAGTTGCAGAACCCATCTTCGGCTTCATATGAGTAGTATTCAATACTTCTTGCCTATCTTCAGTTACAAAAACAGCGATATCTAAATCCTCTAGTTTTAAATCAACACCTTGAATGTTCTCAGGTAGATTATAAAAAACTTGCTTATAAACCAGTGTTC
Proteins encoded:
- a CDS encoding Omp28 family outer membrane lipoprotein; its protein translation is MKKTYYLFLSLFILSLTFSCDVIEKDNFTDPNAGFPWLGKKVLIEDFTGYKCTNCPDASSELHKIEELYPDKVIGIAIHSGTFAKPGGVFVTDFRTDEGNEITDFFGPEGFPIGMVNRQGYPDNVLLNYTDWASQAGEQLLQAPTIELSISEENNSVSVQARRLTEANNSLKLVVCITEDGIIDKQIYGSDLIEEYEHNHVLRKVINGAWGSNIQLSSTSSTYSYDYTLENSWVRSNCNIVAFVYDNSNKEVLQVEKIHLTD
- a CDS encoding TlpA family protein disulfide reductase — translated: MKKLLIFTAFLSFSLLSFSQNRTLPKVDLKTLDNNTFNTSDFDNDGKPIVISFWATWCKPCIKELNNIAEVYEDWQDETGVKVIAISIDDARNMSKVKPKVNALLWDYEVYCDPNGELKRAMGVGSVPHTFLLNENKEIVYQHTGYKDGDEFDLFKKIEALSK
- a CDS encoding T9SS type A sorting domain-containing protein encodes the protein MTNFIKNLFIVLFLSTSFLASAQLPDGSIAPDFTTTDVNGNEHRLYDYLDNGYTVILDISATWCGPCWNYHSGGTFEEIWEAHGPVGEPGVSANTTDDIMILWFEGDPTTALSELENSNLGNWLAPDGNEVNFPISNDDNIADLYQLPYWPIIYTICPNRTLTVSGQLSASAHYNGIANCPTETEGTNAALLNIDTDILPNGCESSASGNFSVVVQNMGTNTLTSFSVEVSANGQTIASDDFDGNLDTYETTTINFGNITVETETIEVNITSTDDNDNDNSMSHTVNFSTGQSSQMVKVNLLTDNYGNETYMQITDENNNIIWFEGNEATAGISGTGQLAPADATNPLGNNQLYSWDVTLPTIGCFKFEITDYYGDGLAASTNTNGGIDGDWSIEDNNGIIISQQTVQNFENEDDTYFENTEAGTSSIDENDNFGFVIYPNPMNSKATINVNLSESSDLRLDVVNILGEINLTRTFSLNAGNNSLDLDVSSLTSGIYFAHLTSNGETSTIKITVTR
- a CDS encoding T9SS type A sorting domain-containing protein, whose translation is MKNLLLLPLCFVFFTQANAQMADGSTAPDFTADDINGNSHSLFADYLDKGIPVLIDISATWCGPCWSYHESHALKNLYNMYGPDASNELMVILIEGASNTSLADLQGTGSNTTGDWITGTPYPIIDNASLSTTFQIQYYPTIYGICPDKKIYQFGQKTPAQLKALFEEKCGNSIQGTSNNAALHDNIQKVCLSGEDVTPSVEIINFGTNNLTSAKVKLYENDNAIDSTDWSGNLTSLAKGSVEFNTISNITGNSSYTARLVTVNNNTDTFSDGNESSLEIELAPSETENTIKITIVTDNYPGETSWNLKDSDGNTLKSFGPYQAGPGSNGSGGEDANKSFEYYVALPEGTKCYELNILDSYGDGLSDATVQSGYAVTGHNLVSTDIISELTKPNFGTDVKTIFAITSDGNGLNMKENSSIEFGVFPNPVYNQSELTISSNEFVENAQISIYNVLGSKILELNDVDLIKGSNTVNINCAELVRGIYTVSIESKSFVQSQNILKIE